A genomic region of Saccopteryx bilineata isolate mSacBil1 chromosome 1, mSacBil1_pri_phased_curated, whole genome shotgun sequence contains the following coding sequences:
- the FIGNL2 gene encoding fidgetin-like protein 2, whose product MHWTPEHAQPLNQWPEQHLDVSSTTPSPAHKLELPPGGRQRCHYAWAHDDISALTASNLLKRYAEKYSGVLDSPYERPTLGGYGDAAFLNGAKGDPESWLGPESHYPLATLHESLPGTKSGSGGGSGGLGSSPVLAGNLPEPLYAGNACGGPSATPEYTAGYGGGYLAPSYCPQTGPALPPPPPAALLQPPSAPGYGPSGPLYNYPAGGYAAQPGYGALPPAPAPPPTPYLPSGLAAPTPRPAPASYGFQAAAQGAEAGVSLKRKAADEGAEGRYRKYVYEPAKTPAADGAACPSADNGLRAKPRAVAEASGKYAGGVPLRVLGSPLYGPQLESFEKFAERSPAPGPRGGFAVLSEEPPKGVDSGALEQVTGEVLDCGPPVQWADVAGQGPLKVALEEELLWPLLRQPPYPSSARPPRAVLLFGPRGAGKTLLGRCLATQLGATLLRLRGAALAAGAAEGARLLQAAFAAARCRPPAVLLISELDALLPTREDGAVATGALQAPLLACLDGGCGAGASGVLVVGTTSRPAALDEATRQRFALRFYVVLPDGPARGQILQRALAQQGSVMSERELAALVQGTQGFSGGELEQLCQRAAAGAGLPGLQRPLSFKDLEAALAKVSPRTSAKDLDSYVEWDKMYGFGH is encoded by the coding sequence ATGCACTGGACACCGGAACACGCCCAGCCCCTCAACCAGTGGCCAGAGCAGCACCTGGATGTCTCCTCCACCACCCCTTCGCCAGCCCACAAATTGGAGCTGCCCCCTGGGGGTCGCCAGCGCTGCCACTATGCTTGGGCACACGACGACATCTCTGCCCTCACTGCCTCCAACCTACTCAAGCGTTACGCAGAGAAATACTCCGGGGTTCTGGACTCGCCCTACGAGCGCCCCACCCTGGGCGGCTATGGCGATGCCGCCTTCCTCAACGGAGCCAAGGGGGACCCGGAGTCTTGGCTAGGGCCAGAGTCACACTACCCCCTGGCCACACTCCACGAAAGCCTCCCGGGAACCAAGTCGGGCAGTGGGGGCGGCTCCGGGGGCCTCGGGAGCTCCCCGGTTTTAGCCGGGAACCTGCCTGAACCCCTCTACGCCGGCAATGCGTGCGGAGGCCCGTCGGCGACTCCCGAGTATACAGCGGGCTACGGCGGCGGGTACCTGGCTCCGAGTTACTGCCCGCAAACCGGACCCGCGCTGCCCCCGCCGCCTCCGGCCGCGCTGCTGCAGCCGCCGTCTGCGCCCGGCTACGGCCCCTCGGGGCCTCTGTACAACTACCCTGCGGGGGGCTACGCGGCGCAGCCCGGCTACGGAGCTCTGCCACCGGCCCCGGCCCCGCCGCCCACTCCCTACCTGCCCTCGGGCCTGGCGGCGCCCACGCCCCGGCCGGCGCCCGCCTCCTACGGCTTCCAGGCGGCTGCGCAGGGCGCGGAGGCCGGGGTGTCGCTGAAGCGCAAGGCTGCGGACGAGGGCGCAGAGGGCCGGTACCGCAAGTACGTCTACGAGCCCGCTAAGACCCCGGCCGCCGACGGCGCCGCCTGCCCCTCCGCGGACAACGGGCTCCGGGCGAAGCCGCGGGCAGTGGCGGAGGCGTCGGGCAAGTACGCCGGCGGCGTGCCGCTCAGGGTCCTGGGCTCCCCGCTCTACGGCCCACAGCTCGAGTCCTTTGAGAAGTTTGCGGAGCGCAGCCCGGCGCCGGGTCCCCGCGGAGGCTTCGCCGTGCTGTCGGAGGAGCCTCCCAAAGGGGTGGACTCGGGGGCCCTGGAGCAGGTGACCGGCGAGGTGCTGGACTGCGGGCCCCCGGTGCAGTGGGCGGACGTGGCGGGCCAGGGCCCGCTGAAGGTGGCGCTGGAAGAGGAGCTGCTGTGGCCCCTGCTGAGGCAGCCTCCCTACCCCAGCAGTGCGCGCCCGCCGCGGGCCGTGCTGCTCTTCGGGCCTCGAGGGGCCGGCAAGACGCTGCTGGGCCGCTGCCTGGCCACGCAGCTGGGCGCCACGCTGCTGCGCCTGCGCGGCGCCGCGCTGGCCGCGGGCGCTGCGGAGGGCGCGCGTCTGCTCCAGGCCGCCTTCGCGGCTGCGCGCTGTCGCCCGCCTGCGGTGCTCCTCATCAGCGAGCTGGACGCGCTCCTGCCCACCCGGGAAGACGGCGCCGTGGCCACCGGCGCGCTGCAGGCGCCACTGCTGGCGTGCCTGGACGGCGGCTGCGGCGCGGGGGCCAGTGGGGTGCTAGTAGTGGGCACCACCTCGCGGCCCGCGGCTCTGGACGAGGCGACCCGCCAGCGCTTCGCTCTCCGCTTCTATGTGGTGCTGCCCGACGGCCCCGCTCGCGGACAGATCCTGCAGCGGGCGCTGGCCCAGCAGGGCTCCGTGATGAGCGAGCGGGAGCTGGCAGCTCTGGTGCAGGGCACCCAGGGCTTCTCCGGGGGCGAGCTGGAGCAGCTGTGCCAGCGGGCAGCGGCCGGGGCGGGTCTCCCGGGGCTGCAGCGCCCCCTCTCCTTCAAGGACTTGGAGGCGGCACTGGCCAAGGTGAGCCCCCGGACCTCCGCCAAGGACCTGGACTCGTACGTGGAGTGGGACAAAATGTACGGCTTCGGACACTGA